Proteins encoded within one genomic window of Amorphoplanes friuliensis DSM 7358:
- a CDS encoding C40 family peptidase — protein MATKRQYGRDRSLRVRPWWRPLAYSAATAAAIALLFNPLPASAAPIAPAAPPAVPDAGSRPQPIGTIAMPGQAGVPTAAPATTTPILATGVAMSPVLAKIEKGRLELTTLGEALTKVKEDVDLTNQQLVIANQKVTTTAAAVAQAQTEVSDAAASAVRDAAALPPGGIGSGLSDLDSLARINRGDAATEQAASRQLTIAQTAYTGALAEQQSLTTHLTQVTADRDKRQKDLDKKTAAQQKLERDNAPAISADDAANAAQDAAVGQGILAGENAGRGADARALAAVRFALAQRGDPYVWSEEGPDEYDCSGLMYAAYRSDPAGNFPLTRVSRDQYYQTRGKAVDRYSLLPGDLLFFSSSSSWKGIHHVAMYAGDGMMVEAPRTGLNVRLTPVRWTRLFGATRIYGSVEGTVEGPALGSPDPETPSDNPPATKPTTKPTRPTTKPPTTKPTTKPTTPTTKPTTKPTTPTTKPTTPTTKPTDPTTPPTTPATPPTTPAAPTTQPTGATPTGSDDDAESSPSDSGSSSTKSASASAAAASKAAETSASASGD, from the coding sequence ATGGCGACGAAAAGGCAGTACGGACGGGATCGCTCACTGCGGGTACGCCCCTGGTGGCGCCCGCTGGCGTACTCCGCCGCGACTGCCGCTGCCATCGCCCTGCTGTTCAACCCTCTGCCTGCTTCCGCCGCACCCATCGCTCCCGCAGCGCCGCCCGCGGTGCCCGACGCCGGCTCCCGGCCGCAGCCGATCGGCACGATCGCGATGCCCGGGCAGGCCGGAGTCCCCACCGCCGCCCCGGCGACCACCACGCCGATCCTGGCGACCGGCGTCGCGATGTCGCCCGTGCTCGCCAAGATCGAAAAAGGCCGGCTCGAACTCACCACGCTCGGTGAGGCGCTGACCAAGGTCAAGGAAGACGTCGACCTCACCAACCAGCAGCTGGTGATCGCCAACCAGAAGGTCACCACGACCGCGGCCGCGGTCGCCCAGGCCCAGACCGAGGTCTCGGACGCCGCCGCCTCGGCAGTCCGGGACGCCGCCGCGTTGCCGCCCGGCGGCATCGGCTCCGGCCTCTCGGACCTCGACTCCCTCGCCCGGATCAACCGCGGTGACGCCGCGACCGAGCAGGCGGCGAGCCGCCAGCTGACGATCGCGCAGACCGCCTACACGGGCGCTCTCGCCGAGCAGCAGTCGCTGACTACGCACCTCACCCAGGTCACCGCCGACCGCGACAAGCGGCAGAAGGACCTCGACAAGAAGACAGCCGCCCAGCAGAAGCTCGAGCGGGACAACGCCCCCGCGATCAGCGCCGACGACGCCGCCAACGCGGCGCAGGACGCAGCCGTTGGCCAGGGCATCCTCGCCGGCGAGAACGCCGGTCGCGGCGCCGACGCACGGGCCCTCGCCGCCGTGCGCTTCGCTCTGGCACAGCGCGGCGACCCGTATGTCTGGTCCGAGGAAGGCCCGGACGAATACGACTGTTCCGGCCTGATGTACGCCGCCTACCGGTCGGACCCCGCGGGCAACTTCCCGCTGACCCGGGTGTCGCGCGACCAGTACTACCAGACCCGCGGCAAGGCCGTGGACCGCTACTCGCTGCTCCCCGGCGACCTGCTCTTCTTCAGCTCCAGCAGCAGCTGGAAGGGCATCCACCACGTCGCGATGTACGCCGGCGACGGCATGATGGTCGAGGCGCCCCGCACGGGCCTCAACGTGCGGCTGACCCCCGTCCGCTGGACCCGGCTCTTCGGTGCGACGCGCATCTACGGCTCGGTCGAGGGCACCGTCGAAGGCCCCGCGCTCGGCTCCCCGGACCCGGAGACGCCCAGCGACAACCCGCCGGCGACCAAGCCCACGACAAAGCCGACGCGGCCCACCACCAAGCCGCCGACCACCAAGCCCACGACAAAGCCGACCACGCCTACGACAAAGCCGACCACCAAGCCGACAACCCCGACCACCAAGCCGACGACGCCGACGACGAAGCCGACGGACCCGACAACGCCGCCGACCACTCCGGCGACACCGCCGACAACGCCGGCCGCACCGACGACGCAGCCCACCGGCGCGACGCCGACCGGCTCGGACGACGACGCGGAAAGTTCGCCGTCGGACTCGGGCAGCTCGTCGACCAAGTCGGCCTCGGCCTCCGCGGCTGCGGCGTCGAAAGCTGCGGAGACATCAGCCTCGGCGTCCGGTGACTGA
- the mqnE gene encoding aminofutalosine synthase MqnE, with protein MDVGLKRELEAKVYAGERLTREDGVALYESDDLAWLGRLAHHKRTEMNGDRVMFNVNRHLNLTNVCSASCAYCSFQRKPGEKDAYTMRIDEAVRKAKEMENEQLTELHIVNGLHPTLPWRYYPKVLRELKAALPNVKLKCFTATEVQWFEKISGLPASEILDELMDAGLESLTGGGAEIFDWEVRQHIVDHNCHWEDWSRIHRLAHEKGMKTPATMLYGHIEEPRHRVDHVMRLRELQDETGGFAVFIPLRYQHDFVDSADGKIRNRIQERTTMAAPAESLRTFAVSRLMFDNVPHLKNFWVMHGLSVAQLSLNFGADDLDGSVVEYKITHDADSYGTPTTMHRDDLLNIIWDAGFQPVERNTRYEIVREYAKPTSLAERRSEPQQVWA; from the coding sequence ATGGACGTCGGACTGAAGCGCGAGCTGGAGGCCAAGGTCTACGCGGGTGAGCGGCTGACCCGTGAGGACGGCGTCGCCCTCTACGAGTCCGATGACCTGGCCTGGCTCGGGCGCCTGGCGCACCACAAGCGCACCGAGATGAACGGCGACCGGGTGATGTTCAACGTCAACCGGCACCTCAACCTCACCAACGTCTGCTCCGCGAGTTGTGCGTATTGCTCCTTCCAGCGCAAGCCGGGCGAAAAGGACGCATACACCATGCGGATCGACGAGGCCGTGCGTAAGGCCAAGGAGATGGAGAACGAGCAGCTGACCGAGCTGCACATCGTCAACGGCCTCCACCCGACGCTGCCGTGGCGTTATTACCCCAAGGTGCTGCGCGAGCTGAAGGCGGCGCTGCCGAACGTCAAGCTCAAGTGCTTCACGGCGACCGAGGTCCAGTGGTTCGAGAAGATCAGCGGCCTGCCGGCGAGCGAGATCCTCGACGAGCTCATGGACGCCGGCCTCGAGTCGCTGACCGGCGGTGGTGCGGAGATCTTCGACTGGGAGGTCCGCCAGCACATCGTCGACCACAACTGCCACTGGGAAGACTGGTCCCGGATCCACCGCCTCGCCCACGAGAAGGGCATGAAGACCCCGGCCACCATGCTGTACGGCCACATCGAGGAGCCGCGGCACCGGGTCGACCACGTCATGCGCCTGCGCGAGCTGCAGGACGAGACCGGTGGCTTCGCCGTCTTCATCCCCCTGCGTTACCAGCACGACTTCGTCGACTCGGCGGACGGCAAGATCCGTAACCGCATCCAGGAGCGCACCACGATGGCGGCCCCGGCCGAGTCGCTGCGCACCTTCGCGGTGTCCCGCCTGATGTTCGACAACGTGCCGCACCTGAAGAACTTCTGGGTCATGCACGGTCTGTCGGTGGCTCAGCTCTCGCTGAACTTCGGCGCCGACGACCTCGACGGCTCGGTGGTCGAATACAAGATCACCCACGACGCCGACTCGTACGGCACACCGACCACGATGCACCGTGACGACCTGCTCAACATCATCTGGGACGCGGGCTTCCAGCCGGTCGAGCGCAACACCCGCTACGAGATCGTCCGGGAGTACGCCAAGCCGACCTCCCTCGCGGAGCGGCGCAGCGAGCCCCAGCAGGTCTGGGCGTAG
- a CDS encoding DUF4229 domain-containing protein translates to MSPAVKYTLGRLGLFVAVFALLLPVPLNFLVKAMIALLASAAFSYFLLAKWRNEMAEQLGTVAQRRQAEKERLRAALAGDEAAAAAGDRAASPAAAGDRAASPAAADDHAASAGDLASPAASNDKADGKAS, encoded by the coding sequence ATGAGTCCCGCCGTCAAGTACACGCTCGGCCGCCTCGGCCTGTTCGTGGCCGTTTTTGCGCTGCTGTTGCCGGTCCCGCTGAACTTCCTGGTCAAGGCGATGATCGCGCTGCTCGCCTCGGCCGCGTTCTCCTACTTCCTGCTGGCCAAGTGGCGCAACGAGATGGCCGAGCAGCTCGGCACGGTCGCGCAGCGCCGCCAGGCCGAGAAGGAGCGCCTGCGTGCCGCCCTCGCCGGCGACGAGGCAGCCGCGGCCGCCGGAGACCGGGCGGCGTCGCCCGCGGCAGCCGGTGACCGGGCCGCGTCGCCTGCGGCAGCCGATGACCACGCTGCGTCGGCCGGTGACCTTGCCTCGCCGGCCGCGAGCAACGACAAGGCTGACGGTAAAGCTTCCTGA
- a CDS encoding metallophosphoesterase family protein, producing the protein MSLILHLSDLHLSPPDDRETVGDHKINVIPLQDRVRRTELIRTTLRELGRALASGRRPLDAVVISGDVTYQGRADGFDLLPRTLEELGPVLPDPDKILVVPGNHDVRWYSAPSSAERYEQFLRLRTLGYRTPLLEGIDFNRYGEMPSAPPHPPTVVAEDGSFVLVGLNTANHCGVEMETTPEVRAAYAALDSRAGTDPDLRTLLDDWKLRGRFDIARLGPHQQRHASDALRELAPEGAVRIAVMHHQLLPISPDEEVKPFEALTNLGEVRDFLAGNNIDLLLHGHKHVEHIYADRYRPSLRGLNNGIRKLLVCSAGTVGLGQAYGGEVAKLLTIDGKHLAARRVTVESVPATRNGIPLMVSAFRTESYRIANDEPAETGEITGTTAQDVHEQLIDLYAKDRIQPRSPLICRFTDGQSALNRPASYPPLPLGRANDDDWFERMTGLWQRHTPIRGMPFNHGSRIYNYGGNRDQLDAAAQTLSRDPASGKALVVLLEPMRDHPDGTDLRYPAFCLAQFVVDGDRLDVVAYFRKQEMRYWWAINVAELAILQERMLEELRALDAQYEPGEITTVTAIPVVAEKVPRVAVPRIDQVADEQPGELVRLALSVCARDFPDRDTFVDQWSAVVNDWRPGLTATVDGDPVATFGLQALAEVIENVSHAIGTEDRVTEIISCLKQMHQQNVSFATKMQSRNNYKRTHEEWRREVQPLVTRLLATVNRILKSPDHPHLVQGPQDRTA; encoded by the coding sequence ATGAGCCTCATCCTTCATCTCTCCGACCTTCACCTCTCCCCACCCGACGATCGCGAAACGGTCGGCGATCACAAGATCAATGTCATTCCCCTGCAAGACCGCGTACGCCGGACCGAGCTGATCCGGACGACTCTCCGTGAGCTCGGCCGTGCCCTCGCCAGTGGACGTCGCCCCCTCGACGCGGTCGTGATCAGCGGAGACGTGACCTACCAGGGGCGCGCCGACGGCTTCGACCTGCTGCCCCGCACCCTCGAGGAACTCGGCCCGGTCCTCCCCGACCCCGACAAGATCCTCGTGGTGCCGGGCAACCACGACGTCCGGTGGTATTCGGCGCCCTCCAGCGCGGAGCGCTACGAGCAGTTCCTCAGGCTCCGGACTCTCGGTTACCGCACACCGCTCCTCGAGGGGATCGACTTCAACCGGTACGGGGAGATGCCGAGTGCGCCCCCGCACCCGCCGACGGTGGTCGCCGAAGACGGCAGTTTTGTCCTCGTAGGGCTCAACACGGCCAATCACTGCGGCGTCGAGATGGAGACCACACCCGAGGTGCGGGCCGCCTACGCCGCGCTGGACAGCCGGGCCGGCACGGATCCCGACCTCAGGACTTTGCTGGACGACTGGAAGCTGCGCGGGCGTTTCGACATCGCCCGCCTGGGCCCTCACCAGCAGCGACACGCCTCGGACGCCCTCCGCGAGCTCGCACCCGAGGGCGCGGTCCGCATCGCCGTGATGCATCACCAGCTGCTGCCGATCAGCCCGGACGAGGAGGTCAAGCCGTTCGAGGCGCTGACCAACCTCGGCGAGGTGCGCGACTTCCTGGCCGGCAACAACATCGACCTGCTGCTGCACGGCCACAAGCACGTCGAGCACATCTACGCCGACCGCTACCGCCCCAGCTTGCGCGGCCTGAACAACGGCATCCGCAAACTACTCGTCTGCTCCGCCGGCACCGTCGGCCTGGGCCAGGCCTACGGCGGTGAGGTCGCGAAGCTGCTCACGATCGACGGCAAGCACCTCGCTGCCCGCCGCGTGACCGTCGAGAGTGTGCCCGCGACCCGCAACGGCATCCCGCTGATGGTGAGCGCGTTCCGCACTGAGTCGTACCGGATCGCCAACGACGAACCCGCCGAGACCGGCGAGATCACCGGGACCACCGCCCAGGACGTGCACGAGCAGCTCATCGACCTGTACGCGAAGGATCGCATCCAGCCGCGCTCGCCGCTCATCTGCCGATTCACCGACGGGCAGTCCGCGCTGAACCGGCCGGCGTCGTACCCGCCGCTGCCGCTCGGCCGGGCGAACGACGACGACTGGTTCGAGCGGATGACCGGTCTCTGGCAGCGGCACACGCCGATCCGGGGCATGCCGTTCAACCACGGCTCCCGCATCTACAACTACGGCGGCAACCGTGACCAGCTCGACGCCGCCGCCCAGACACTGTCGCGTGACCCGGCCAGCGGCAAGGCGCTCGTGGTCCTGCTCGAGCCGATGCGTGATCACCCCGACGGTACCGATCTGCGCTATCCCGCCTTCTGCCTGGCCCAGTTTGTCGTCGACGGCGACCGGCTCGACGTGGTCGCGTACTTCCGCAAGCAGGAGATGCGCTACTGGTGGGCGATCAACGTCGCCGAGCTGGCGATCCTTCAGGAACGCATGCTCGAGGAGCTGCGCGCCCTGGACGCCCAGTACGAGCCGGGCGAGATCACGACCGTCACGGCGATCCCGGTCGTGGCGGAGAAGGTCCCCCGCGTCGCCGTGCCGCGCATCGACCAGGTCGCTGACGAACAGCCCGGTGAGCTGGTGCGGCTCGCCCTGTCGGTGTGCGCCCGCGACTTCCCCGACCGCGACACGTTCGTCGACCAGTGGTCAGCGGTGGTCAACGACTGGCGGCCGGGCCTCACCGCCACCGTCGACGGCGATCCGGTCGCGACGTTCGGCCTCCAGGCCCTGGCCGAGGTGATCGAGAACGTCTCGCATGCCATCGGCACCGAGGACCGCGTCACGGAGATCATCAGCTGCTTGAAACAGATGCATCAGCAGAACGTCAGCTTCGCCACCAAGATGCAGAGCAGAAACAACTACAAACGTACGCACGAAGAATGGCGCCGGGAGGTGCAGCCGCTCGTCACCCGGCTGCTGGCGACCGTGAACCGCATCCTGAAGAGTCCCGATCACCCGCACCTCGTACAGGGGCCGCAGGACCGGACCGCCTAG
- a CDS encoding SLATT domain-containing protein gives MGNRRKRDLQPAAMPVPTVEDWRDPAATLDRLRVWAEESASEARDWYLRDKAVKRVGSRSLRVLAILFAVVGGIAPLLAATADRSANWGYIMLALAAGCVAFDHFFGLSSGWMRDITTARALERRLAAFRFAWTAANAEAAFGADATTIKIGLDLIEQFTTDVADLIDAETAEWLSEFRTNITNFVTRDPQLPAGGEQRS, from the coding sequence ATGGGGAACCGCCGCAAGCGTGATCTGCAACCGGCCGCGATGCCTGTGCCGACCGTCGAGGATTGGCGGGATCCGGCGGCGACATTGGACCGTCTGCGCGTCTGGGCCGAGGAATCCGCGTCCGAGGCGAGGGACTGGTATCTGCGCGACAAGGCGGTGAAGCGGGTCGGATCGCGGTCGTTGCGGGTCCTCGCCATCCTCTTCGCGGTTGTCGGCGGAATAGCGCCGTTGCTGGCAGCCACCGCTGATCGCAGCGCCAATTGGGGCTACATCATGCTGGCGCTCGCGGCCGGCTGTGTGGCTTTCGACCACTTCTTCGGCCTGTCCTCGGGCTGGATGCGCGACATCACCACAGCCCGCGCACTGGAAAGGCGGCTCGCGGCGTTCCGTTTTGCCTGGACGGCTGCGAATGCGGAAGCCGCATTCGGCGCTGATGCCACCACCATCAAGATCGGCCTCGACCTGATCGAGCAATTCACCACCGATGTCGCGGACCTGATCGACGCCGAGACGGCCGAATGGCTCTCCGAATTCCGGACGAACATCACCAACTTCGTGACGCGCGATCCGCAGCTGCCCGCGGGCGGGGAGCAGCGTTCTTGA
- a CDS encoding TetR/AcrR family transcriptional regulator has product MPRAGLSADAVVAVALTLVDEKGLEGLSLAAVADRAGVAAPSLYKHVGSLADLRDLMALRVLRDVTATLSTVVMGRSRDDAVAALMQAYRSYVVTHPGRYALIPFDPLRHEALAEASGALLGVFFAVLRGYGLDESETTHATRRLRVTAHGFADIEANGGFGMGEDVDTTFDQVVAMVLASLPRTDVTA; this is encoded by the coding sequence GTGCCTAGGGCTGGTCTCAGTGCCGACGCGGTGGTCGCGGTCGCGCTGACCCTGGTCGACGAGAAGGGCCTCGAAGGCCTGAGTCTTGCAGCCGTCGCCGACCGGGCCGGTGTTGCCGCGCCGTCGCTCTACAAGCACGTCGGCAGCCTGGCCGACCTCCGCGACCTCATGGCGCTGCGCGTGTTGCGCGACGTCACCGCCACCCTCTCGACCGTGGTGATGGGTCGCAGCCGCGACGACGCGGTGGCAGCGCTGATGCAGGCATACCGGTCCTATGTGGTGACGCACCCCGGGCGTTATGCCCTGATCCCGTTCGACCCGCTGCGCCATGAAGCCCTGGCGGAGGCGAGCGGCGCGCTGCTGGGCGTCTTCTTCGCGGTGCTGCGCGGGTACGGTCTCGACGAGTCGGAGACGACCCACGCCACCCGGCGCCTGCGGGTCACAGCCCACGGCTTCGCCGACATCGAGGCCAACGGCGGATTCGGCATGGGTGAGGACGTCGATACCACGTTCGACCAGGTCGTGGCCATGGTCCTCGCCAGCCTGCCGCGCACCGACGTCACGGCCTGA
- a CDS encoding ABC transporter substrate-binding protein, with product MKRMLTAVVATAALLLSGCGSEEPPSAAPSSGSAAYPVTAGGVTLAQRPERIVSLGPSATEMLFAIGAGPQVVAVDDQSTYPADAPKTDLSGFKPNAEAIAAKNPDLVVATDDLNKIVDQLGKLKIPVLLVPAAKVLDDTYREIDELGRLTGHQTEATALTDRMRTQIDKIVKGVPARPSKLTYYYELDPALYTATSKTFIGSVLGLFSLENVADPSDADGSKGGYPQLSPEALIKANPDLIFLADTKCCQQSPATVKARKGWSAVTAVQKDQIVSLDDDIASRWGPRVVDLVQSVADAVSKVPA from the coding sequence ATGAAAAGGATGTTGACGGCAGTCGTTGCGACGGCTGCCTTGCTGCTCAGCGGTTGCGGCTCGGAAGAGCCTCCCAGCGCTGCGCCGTCGAGTGGCAGCGCGGCCTATCCGGTGACGGCCGGCGGCGTGACGCTGGCCCAGCGACCCGAGCGCATCGTGTCGCTCGGCCCGAGCGCGACCGAAATGCTGTTCGCCATCGGCGCCGGCCCGCAGGTGGTGGCGGTCGACGACCAGTCGACCTACCCGGCCGACGCGCCGAAGACCGACCTGTCCGGATTCAAGCCCAATGCCGAAGCTATCGCGGCCAAGAACCCCGACCTGGTCGTGGCCACCGACGACCTCAACAAAATCGTCGACCAGCTGGGCAAACTCAAGATCCCGGTCCTGCTCGTCCCGGCGGCCAAGGTCCTCGACGACACCTACCGCGAGATCGACGAGCTCGGCCGCCTGACCGGTCACCAGACCGAAGCAACAGCCCTGACCGACCGCATGCGCACCCAGATCGACAAGATCGTCAAGGGCGTACCGGCCCGCCCGTCCAAGCTCACGTATTACTACGAGCTGGACCCGGCGCTCTACACCGCGACGTCGAAGACCTTCATCGGCTCGGTTCTGGGGCTGTTCAGCCTGGAGAACGTCGCTGACCCGTCCGACGCCGACGGCTCCAAGGGCGGTTACCCGCAGCTGTCGCCGGAAGCCCTGATCAAGGCCAACCCCGACCTGATCTTCCTGGCCGACACCAAGTGCTGCCAGCAGTCACCCGCCACCGTCAAGGCCCGCAAGGGCTGGTCGGCGGTCACCGCCGTGCAGAAAGACCAGATCGTGTCGCTGGACGACGACATTGCTTCGCGCTGGGGCCCGCGCGTGGTGGACCTGGTGCAGTCGGTCGCCGATGCGGTGTCCAAGGTCCCGGCGTGA
- a CDS encoding FecCD family ABC transporter permease, which translates to MDGGGRSSVRGARPAGLRVGWLVGGVVALVVTLVAGIAFGPVTLPPAGVAAELLNLVPGVRIHSGLNEREIAIITELRLPRVVLGLLVGAMLALAGAAYQGVFRNPLADPHLLGVAAGAGLGVTAVIAFRNAAGDATANLPVSVPLAAFVGAIVAVALTWLLGGAGGRARSPATLILAGVAVSAFLAAAQTYLMQQNVESLREVYSWLLGRLATAGWHDVLLLLPYAAVTGAIVLSQRRELDVLTVGDEEATSLGLHPQRSRYLLIVAASLGTAAAVSVSGLIGFVGIIVPHTLRLLAGPSYRSILPLSVLFGGAFLALTDLFARTVASPAEIPIGVVTAFFGAPFFAIVLRKSRVS; encoded by the coding sequence CTGGATGGTGGTGGTCGGTCCTCTGTGCGGGGAGCGCGGCCGGCGGGGCTCCGGGTCGGGTGGTTGGTCGGTGGGGTTGTGGCTTTGGTGGTGACGCTGGTCGCCGGGATTGCCTTCGGGCCGGTCACGTTGCCGCCTGCCGGGGTTGCGGCTGAGCTGCTGAATCTTGTGCCGGGGGTGCGGATTCACAGCGGGCTCAACGAGCGGGAAATCGCGATCATCACCGAGCTGCGTCTGCCGCGGGTGGTTCTCGGGCTGCTGGTCGGGGCCATGCTGGCGCTGGCCGGGGCGGCGTACCAGGGCGTTTTCCGCAATCCCCTCGCCGATCCGCATCTGCTCGGGGTGGCGGCGGGGGCTGGGCTCGGGGTCACGGCGGTGATCGCCTTTCGGAACGCGGCGGGTGACGCGACCGCGAACCTGCCGGTGAGTGTTCCGCTGGCCGCTTTTGTGGGTGCGATCGTTGCTGTTGCGCTGACCTGGCTGCTCGGTGGGGCCGGCGGCCGGGCGCGGAGTCCCGCGACGCTCATCCTGGCCGGGGTGGCGGTGTCCGCCTTTCTGGCCGCCGCGCAGACCTACCTCATGCAGCAAAATGTGGAATCGCTGCGTGAGGTGTATTCCTGGCTGCTCGGCCGGCTCGCCACCGCGGGCTGGCATGACGTGCTGCTCCTGCTGCCCTACGCGGCGGTGACCGGTGCGATCGTGCTCTCGCAGCGCCGCGAGCTTGACGTGCTGACCGTGGGGGACGAGGAGGCGACGAGTCTCGGGCTGCACCCTCAGCGCAGCCGTTACCTGCTGATCGTCGCGGCTTCGCTGGGGACTGCGGCGGCCGTGTCGGTCTCGGGGCTGATCGGGTTTGTCGGCATCATCGTGCCGCACACGTTGCGGCTGCTGGCGGGGCCGAGCTACCGGTCGATCCTGCCGCTGTCGGTGCTGTTCGGCGGGGCGTTCCTGGCGTTGACGGATCTGTTCGCGCGGACGGTGGCGAGTCCGGCGGAGATTCCGATCGGTGTGGTGACGGCGTTTTTCGGAGCGCCGTTCTTTGCGATCGTGCTGCGGAAGAGCCGGGTCTCGTGA
- a CDS encoding ABC transporter ATP-binding protein: protein MRVRGLRVELGGSVIVDGVDLDVAEGEWVTIIGPNGAGKSTALRAIGGLLRFSGEISLGGTTINQLSRRERARTVATVAQTPVVPVGMLVLDYVLLGRTPYIPALGRESASDLAAVDEVLAALDLTGMQSRRLDTLSGGERQRVFLARALAQGARTLLLDEPTSALDIGHQQEVLELVDRLRGERGLTVLATMHDLSIAGEYADRMVLLAGGRVVAAGTAREVLTEELLAKHYRVRVKVIDGEQGPLVVPVRR from the coding sequence ATCCGCGTCCGTGGTCTGCGGGTCGAACTCGGTGGCTCGGTGATCGTCGACGGTGTTGACCTCGACGTCGCCGAGGGTGAGTGGGTCACGATCATCGGGCCGAACGGTGCGGGCAAATCCACCGCGCTGCGGGCCATCGGTGGGCTGCTGCGCTTCAGCGGCGAGATCAGCCTGGGCGGCACCACGATCAACCAGCTTTCCCGCCGCGAACGTGCCCGCACGGTTGCGACCGTAGCCCAGACGCCGGTGGTGCCGGTCGGGATGCTGGTGCTCGACTATGTGCTGCTCGGGCGTACGCCCTACATCCCGGCGCTGGGCCGGGAGTCCGCCTCCGACCTGGCCGCGGTCGACGAGGTGCTGGCCGCGCTGGACCTGACAGGCATGCAGTCGCGGCGTCTCGACACGCTGTCCGGTGGCGAACGGCAGCGGGTCTTCCTCGCCCGGGCGCTGGCCCAGGGCGCGCGGACCTTGCTCCTCGACGAGCCGACCAGCGCACTGGACATCGGCCATCAGCAGGAGGTGCTCGAACTGGTCGACCGGCTGCGCGGCGAGCGAGGGCTGACCGTCCTGGCCACGATGCACGACCTGTCGATCGCGGGCGAATACGCCGACCGCATGGTCCTGCTCGCCGGTGGCCGGGTCGTGGCGGCCGGCACCGCCCGCGAAGTGCTGACCGAAGAACTCCTGGCCAAGCACTACCGCGTACGCGTCAAAGTCATCGACGGCGAGCAAGGCCCCCTCGTCGTACCGGTGAGGCGCTGA
- a CDS encoding VOC family protein: protein MTPPTPGVPNWVDLGTADLGDAIRFYTELFGWEAEVSGEEYGGYTTFRLDGRAAAGAGPLYGEGQPTAWSTYIATDDADVIAARVEAAGGKVLVAPFDVMYQGRMAAFLDQAGAPFSVWQSGTMHGADVFDAPGALTWNELTTRDVEGSAAFYGEVFGWVARERSMGEGMSYIVWEQNGQQIAGMQSMDSEQWPDDLPPHWMIYFAVADCDESAVYAQSLGGRVLRSPTSLPIGRYAVLDDPQGGTFSILQTTRNT from the coding sequence ATGACCCCACCAACACCCGGTGTACCGAACTGGGTGGATCTGGGAACCGCCGACCTGGGGGACGCGATCCGCTTCTACACGGAACTGTTCGGCTGGGAGGCCGAGGTGTCCGGCGAGGAATACGGCGGTTACACCACGTTCCGCCTCGACGGGCGGGCCGCGGCGGGCGCCGGCCCTCTCTACGGCGAGGGCCAGCCGACGGCCTGGAGCACCTACATCGCAACCGACGACGCGGACGTGATCGCCGCCCGCGTCGAAGCCGCCGGCGGCAAAGTCCTGGTGGCACCGTTCGACGTCATGTACCAGGGCCGCATGGCCGCCTTCCTCGACCAGGCCGGCGCACCCTTCAGCGTCTGGCAGTCCGGCACGATGCACGGCGCCGACGTCTTCGACGCCCCGGGCGCCCTGACCTGGAACGAACTGACCACCCGCGACGTGGAAGGCTCCGCCGCCTTCTACGGCGAGGTCTTCGGCTGGGTCGCCCGCGAACGCTCCATGGGCGAAGGCATGTCGTACATCGTGTGGGAACAGAACGGCCAGCAGATCGCCGGCATGCAGTCGATGGACAGCGAGCAGTGGCCCGACGACCTGCCGCCACATTGGATGATCTACTTCGCGGTGGCGGATTGCGACGAGTCTGCGGTTTATGCGCAGTCGCTCGGGGGGCGGGTGCTGCGCTCACCGACAAGCTTGCCGATCGGCCGCTACGCAGTCCTGGACGACCCCCAGGGCGGCACCTTCTCCATCCTCCAAACCACCCGAAACACCTAA